One window of Paenibacillus albicereus genomic DNA carries:
- a CDS encoding ATP-binding cassette domain-containing protein, producing the protein MTLTLDEVTKLYPGRKTPAVRSFTSELTAGVYGLLGPNGAGKSTLMKMMTDQLKPSAGAVRYEGRPIASLGKSYRHVLGYMPQQQGMYADFTGRRFLWYMAALKGLDRKTTAARTEEWLQRVNLEQDADRKLGDYSGGMKQRLLLAQSLLNDPKVLILDEPTAGVDPKERIRIRNMIATLAGDKIVLLATHVVEDIEAIAKEIILIRGGEKIAQAPPQAVLAMAEGRVREYRIREEELQAFQEAHRVSQIKRDSGGIWVRVVQDEPLSGLPMREAAPSLEDVYLHLFQDAT; encoded by the coding sequence ATGACGCTCACGCTGGATGAAGTGACCAAGCTCTATCCCGGACGCAAGACGCCCGCCGTCCGCTCGTTCACGTCTGAGCTGACAGCGGGCGTATACGGGCTGCTCGGGCCGAACGGCGCAGGCAAGTCGACGCTCATGAAGATGATGACCGACCAGCTGAAGCCGTCGGCCGGAGCGGTCCGATATGAAGGGCGTCCGATCGCCTCCCTCGGCAAGTCGTATCGCCATGTGCTCGGCTACATGCCTCAGCAGCAGGGCATGTACGCCGATTTTACCGGGAGGCGCTTCCTCTGGTACATGGCCGCCCTCAAGGGGCTGGACCGCAAGACGACGGCCGCACGCACCGAGGAATGGCTGCAGCGGGTCAACCTGGAGCAGGATGCGGACCGCAAGCTGGGCGATTATTCCGGCGGAATGAAGCAGCGCCTGCTGCTCGCCCAGTCGCTGCTGAACGACCCCAAGGTGCTGATTCTGGACGAGCCGACGGCCGGGGTCGATCCGAAGGAGCGCATCCGCATCCGCAACATGATCGCGACGCTTGCCGGCGACAAGATCGTGCTGCTCGCCACCCACGTCGTCGAGGACATCGAAGCGATCGCCAAGGAAATCATCCTGATCCGGGGCGGCGAGAAGATCGCCCAAGCCCCTCCTCAAGCCGTGCTCGCGATGGCGGAAGGCCGCGTGCGCGAGTATCGGATCCGCGAGGAGGAGCTGCAGGCGTTCCAGGAGGCGCATCGCGTCAGCCAGATCAAGCGCGATTCGGGCGGCATCTGGGTCCGGGTCGTGCAGGATGAGCCGCTGTCCGGCCTGCCCATGCGCGAGGCGGCGCCAAGCCTGGAGGACGTCTATCTGCATCTGTTTCAGGATGCGACTTGA